The sequence below is a genomic window from Caldanaerobius fijiensis DSM 17918.
TTTTCATGCAGATGCTGGAACGGGAAATAGATCGAACAAAAAGAAATGGGAGGCCGTTTTCTCTTGTTATGTTTGATCTAGACCATTTCAAAAAGATAAATGATAGTTTTGGACATGCTACGGGCGATATGGTTCTCAAAAAAGTGGCTGAAACGGTAAAAAAGAGAATACGCAAAACGGATTGTTTTGCGCGGTGGGGTGGAGAAGAGTTTGTAATCGTATTGCCAGAAACTTCTGTAAAAGATGCGACAAGATTGGCTGAAGAGCTTCGAGAACAGATAAACAATATGGTTCTACCAGGAGTCGGGTATGTTACAGCAAGCTTTGGTGTGGCTGGGTTTAGAACCTCAGATACGATTGATAGTATTCTTATGCGAGTAGACGACATGCTGTACGAAGCAAAGGCTGCGGGGAGAAATTGTGTGAAGAGCGAGTGAAAAACTAATTGATTTGTATGAAAAATTAAATGTTATATATACGTGAAATGTTATATATACGTGCAGGCATATTTTTTGGCATAATAAGTTAAGTTAAGGGAGGACTAAAAGTGAAGCAAGCGGTTAAAACTCTTATATATGCTGGCGTTCCGTTTGGGATATTTGTAGGATTGTGTATAGGTATCTTAAATGGTTTCTATGCTGGAGTTTTCGCAGGATTATTTTCCGGGCTATTATTTGGTTTAACATTAAGTATATTTGCAGAAGTGCAAAAAAGAAAGTTTAAAAAAATTGGTCTGCAAATTACAAACGGCAAAAAAATAATAATGGACGGAGGCGCAAATCATTTCAAAGGAGTAGAAGGAGTTGGAGGATGGTTATTTTTAACTGCTGATGAACTTATATTTAAGTCGCATGCTTTTAATGTGCAAAGGCATCAAATAATAATTCCTTTAAACGAGATAATAGAGGTTAAAGCTGTGCCGACTGCCGGAATAATACCGAATGGGTTGTTGATCAAAACCAATGATAGTACCGAAAGATTTGTAGTATACAACCGCAATACATGGATAAAGAAAATCAATGAAGCCATATCAGCTCTTAGGAGAGGTTTTACAGGAACAATAGGTTGAGCGATA
It includes:
- a CDS encoding GRAM domain-containing protein, coding for MKQAVKTLIYAGVPFGIFVGLCIGILNGFYAGVFAGLFSGLLFGLTLSIFAEVQKRKFKKIGLQITNGKKIIMDGGANHFKGVEGVGGWLFLTADELIFKSHAFNVQRHQIIIPLNEIIEVKAVPTAGIIPNGLLIKTNDSTERFVVYNRNTWIKKINEAISALRRGFTGTIG